From Pyrenophora tritici-repentis strain M4 chromosome 1, whole genome shotgun sequence, the proteins below share one genomic window:
- a CDS encoding Atrophin-1 multi-domain protein, with protein MSLAYRVDELLALRDSVSESAVSIEKFPDEDVIREHVLRPSASASANLASRSSNRSLRVPVTVSLAGFGSQKKPSPTPSIKRGKAEKLLKEHGSPPGLRVTAGGRIVPSDLPPLGTSRYGDSTYRPQQALRAAPGNIMPAQAQSNGNNTARIEVIGGQPVIFVGDRMYAVPAEIPSVGPTAMDPTVKQMPDPSALAPHSAMPGPSFGPSRSNTHTPFAGMDIATLKTQQALKKQELRTVEQTEVLQASHQSEAWRVGMIEKKRCLIVELDALRKQITALEAENTAVHVNSFPGPIGTGSATMPPFGAPFQQPFAASNYPFGPANPYAAMPMYQPQPQSFGAFPSFPTAEPAPFVPPPTNTPQSPPGSASRRSRAIEIKPPPPEEAKKASALNPKSPTYEPATKSNTTQGTMQPTASSQQRSNWQGQQVLETGNRQHRTSSQKHSLSSIDTMDFFPTNTHEHSSTRVAPQSNENKHSSNENTAVPSTPEKLWPASPWNEGHSGRSRKQEAAPKLTSWPEVFGKQPSLSSLGNSAAGQQFSAMLERAGTTVTSAPSSSAAPRTNSDQRGGTDENWPFPGKPVTHVPCTYQEGYQAGYDHVGIPDSPEVLQGYIQGLLHFLTDETKKRQAEYQRGAESRTPSLRGLVAGSLPHDSAVNMSINNNSMNESQENNRRVASEIQYLNAPVMFPPRMKDQGIAFREERHSNGGSSQQPFGTQIQNRSQNTPWSIQRFYPTPKELSSSELGGYSGPGARSFANHRLSGLDGAMDDLSEMINETRIDEGRRSAAADKRSNETPGVEYEESEASCFKSSKGKQKAASPAKTMDIERDMTTTSSPAPSSPKKGGEQSPAKAKLEQVTNKFRRSKKDDPRNMSPDERKTRSDKWRQRFQQLKRTELEETEVHGANSRT; from the exons ATGTCTCTTGCATACAGGGTAGACGAACTGCTTGCGCTTCGCGACTCGGTATCTGAATCAGCTGTATCGATTGAGAAGTTTCCCGATGAGGATGTAATCAGAG AGCACGTTCTACGCCCATCAGCGTCCGCATCAGCAAACCTAGCAAGCAGGTCGTCGAACAGAAGCTTGCGTGTTCCTGTAACGGTATCTCTCGCTGGCTTTGGGTCTCAGAAGAAACCTTCGCCAACACCGTCGATCAAGCGCGGGAAAGCCGAGAAGCTTCTCAAAGAGCACGGCAGTCCACCCGGTCTACGAGTAACCGCGGGTGGCCGAATAGTTCCCAGCGACCTTCCACCGCTTGGGACGTCCAGATACGGCGACAGCACTTACAGGCCACAACAAGCACTGCGTGCCGCCCCAGGCAACATAATGCCAGCACAGGCTCAGTCAAACGGCAACAACACAGCCCGCATCGAGGTGATTGGCGGTCAACCGGTCATATTTGTCGGGGATCGCATGTATGCAGTACCAGCAGAAATTCCTTCCGTTGGACCTACCGCTATGGACCCGACAGTCAAGCAGATGCCTGATCCTTCAGCTTTGGCTCCTCATAGCGCCATGCCAGGACCTAGCTTTGGCCCGTCACGCTCCAACACTCACACACCATTTGCCGGCATGGACATCGCCACACTCAAGACGCAACAAGCTTTGAAGAAACAAGAGCTGCGTACGGTAGAACAGACTGAGGTATTGCAAGCAAGTCATCAAAGCGAGGCGTGGCGTGTGGGCATGATTGAAAAGAAGCGATGTCTCATCGTGGAGCTTGATGCGCTGAGGAAGCAGATAACGGCCCTTGAAGCTGAAAACACCGCTGTCCATGTCAACTCATTTCCTGGCCCGATTGGTACCGGTTCAGCAACGATGCCTCCGTTTGGAGCTCCATTCCAGCAGCCCTTTGCTGCTTCCAACTACCCATTTGGTCCCGCCAATCCATATGCAGCTATGCCAATGTATCAGCCCCAACCGCAGTCTTTCGGTGCCTTTCCAAGCTTCCCCACAGCGGAGCCAGCACCGTTTGTTCCACCACCGACAAACACACCACAGTCCCCTCCAGGATCTGCCAGCCGTCGCTCTCGTGCCATTGAGATCAAGCCTCCACCGCCCGAAGAAGCTAAGAAGGCTTCTGCGTTGAACCCGAAGAGCCCTACCTACGAGCCAGCCACAAAATCCAATACGACACAAGGAACTATGCAGCCTACTGCCTCATCTCAGCAGCGCTCAAACTGGCAAGGCCAACAAGTGTTAGAAACGGGAAATCGTCAACACCGAACTTCGTCACAGAAACATAGTCTATCTAGCATCGATACCATGGACTTTTTCCCTACAAACACTCATGAGCACTCATCCACTCGAGTAGCGCCACAGAGCAACGAGAACAAGCACTCGTCCAACGAGAACACGGCCGTTCCATCTACCCCAGAGAAACTCTGGCCTGCTAGCCCATGGAACGAAGGACACTCGGGACGTTCAAGGAAGCAAGAGGCAGCACCCAAGCTCACTTCATGGCCGGAAGTATTCGGGAAGCAGCCTTCACTTTCATCCCTGGGCAATAGTGCTGCGGGCCAACAGTTTTCGGCTATGCTGGAGCGTGCTGGTACCACAGTAACCTCTGCTCCAAGCAGCAGCGCAGCTCCACGAACGAACTCGGATCAGCGCGGCGGCACAGATGAGAACTGGCCGTTCCCTGGAAAACCTGTGACGCATGTCCCATGTACATACCAGGAGGGCTACCAGGCAGGCTATGACCACGTTGGTATTCCTGATAGCCCTGAGGTATTGCAAGGCTACATTCAAGGTCTTTTGCACTTCCTCACGGATGAAACGAAGAAGCGCCAAGCAGAGTACCAACGCGGTGCTGAATCCAGGACTCCTTCGCTACGAGGCCTCGTTGCTGGGTCTTTACCTCACGATTCGGCCGTCAATATGAgcatcaacaacaacagcatGAATGAAAGTCAAGAGAATAATCGCCGTGTAGCGTCAGAGATACAGTACCTCAATGCTCCCGTCATGTTCCCGCCGCGAATGAAAGACCAAGGCATTGCATTTCGTGAAGAGAGACATTCGAACGGTGGATCATCCCAGCAACCGTTTGGTACCCAAATTCAAAATCGTTCCCAGAACACACCGTGGAGCATTCAACGCTTTTACCCCACACCCAAGGAACTGAGCTCAAGCGAATTGGGCGGATACAGCGGGCCTGGTGCTCGGTCGTTTGCTAACCATCGCCTGTCAGGATTGGATGGCGCCATGGACGATCTGTCAGAGATGATCAACGAAACGCGCATTGACGAGGGTCGTCGTTCTGCTGCAGCAGACAAACGCTCCAATGAGACGCCTGGTGTGGAATATGAAGAGAGCGAGGCATCATGCTTCAAGAGTAGCAAAGGCAAGCAGAAGGCTGCATCCCCGGCAAAGACAATGGACATTGAGCGAGACATGACAACGACGTCGTCGCCTGCACCTAGCTCGCCAAAGAAGGGCGGAGAACAGTCGCCTGCCAAAGCAAAGCTCGAACAGGTGACTAACAAGTTCCGACGGAGTAAGAAAGACGACCCCCGAAACATGTCTCCCGACGAGCGTAAGACACGTTCAGACAAGTGGCGACAGCGCTTCCAGCAGCTCAAGAGGACGGAGTTGGAAGAGACAGAAGTACATGGTGCGAATTCACGCACTTGA
- a CDS encoding Transcription initiation factor TFIID, subunit TAF10 (also component histone acetyltransferase SAGA) gives MSENNSQPPDTHMEMNDELDPTVDDEIKHDASQMETDAMNLDGANETEPATVNGVPDSATAFEARIPAKKDATLREFLGKMDEYAPIIPDAVTNYYLTRAGLPPPPQTSQHLARLLALATQKFIADIAADAYQFSRIRSSNTTSNNPMGGAGGPPGTAAPGGAQGGKDSGSKTKDYNLGIQRPGYGGGGQGGSQGRTVLTMEDLGMAVGEYGVNIKRGEFYR, from the exons ATGTCGGAAAATAACTCGCAGCCACCCGACACTCACATGGAGATGAACGACGAACTGGACCCGACGGTTGATGACGAGATCAAGCACGACGCGAGTCAAATGGAAACCGACGCCATGAACCTTGACGGCGCAAACGAGACAGAGCCGGCAACAGTCAACGGAGTGCCAGACTCGGCCACCGCATTTGAAGCTCGGATACCGGCCAAGAAGGACGCCACATTGCGCGAGTTCCTGGGTAAGATGGACGAATATGCACCCATC ATACCCGATGCGGTGACAAACTACTACTTAACACGCGCCGGCCTACCGCCACCGCCCCAGACATCTCAGCATCTTGCGCGCCTCCTTGCCCTCGCTACGCAGAAGTTCATCGCCGACATTGCGGCCGACGCTTACCAGTTCTCCCGCATTCGCTCGTCCAACACTACGAGCAACAACCCTATGGGTGGTGCTGGAGGACCGCCCGGGACAGCTGCGCCTGGTGGAGCACAAGGGGGCAAAGACAGCGGGTCCAAGACCAAGGACTACAATCTCGGCATTCAGCGGCCAGGGTATGGTGGAGGAGGGCAGGGCGGCAGCCAAGGCCGTACTGTGCTCACCATGGAAGATTTGGGTATGGCCGTGGGCGAGTACGGCGTCAACATCAAGCGTGGCGAGTTCTACCGTTAG
- a CDS encoding SbcD, DNA repair exonuclease, with translation MPPRARGQQRDADTIRILVATDSHVGYNERDAERKDDSWKTFHEVMCLAKEHDVDMVLHAGDLFHENKPSRKSMYQVMRSLRMNCLGEKPCELEMLSDASENFGGMFDHVNYEDEDINIAIPVFAIHGNHDDPSGEGSFSPLDLLQASGFVNYFGRTPEVDKIAVKPVLLQKGGTKLALYGLSNVRDERLFHTWRDGNVKFFQPGTQKDEWFNLMSVHQNHHAHTPTSYLPENFLPEFMDLVVWGHEHECLIDPRYNPEMGFHVMQPGSSVATSLMPGEAVPKHVCILSVTGKEFTTENIRLKTVRPFIMKEIVLAEEREIKQKELWRVSDNRAKITQHLNKVIEGLIDEARRDWLELQVDREEGDDIEVPLPLVRLRVEYTAPPPGEFHCENPQRISNRFMGRVANVNDVVQFHRKKKSANRSLKITTEEPDEQMLAELTIDSVKVDRLVKEFLTAQTLTILPQNSFGDAVSQFVDKDDKHAMETFVKESLKNQLKHLMEANEVEEEEIVKEMAEYREQLEDLFASGQLKKVRKSKTKPKPDNWDSDFEGHWADQPGALIRSDNEVEKDDDESLATIPTKKAAPRGRGKAASTTSQAVAATKKAAPAARGGRASQKKAPAKKAAAKTTKAPARAKSPAKKTTTARTKAATTQSKLSFSQTPTQRSQPTRPTTSRSKKVVQEPSDDEIESDDAFESAPPPSTRATH, from the exons ATGCCACCACGAGCACGCGGTCAGCAGAGAG ATGCCGACACAATTCGTATCCTCGTCGCCACAGACAGTCATGTCGGATACAATGAACGCGATGCAGAGCGGAAAGACGACAGCTGGAAAACCTTTCATGAGGTCATGTGTCTAGCCAAGGAGCATGATGTCGACATGGTGCTGCACGCCGGGGATCTTTTCCATGAGAACAAGCCTTCGAGAAAATCCATGTACCAGGTCATGCGTTCCTTGCGTATGAACTGTCTTGGAGAGAAGCCATGCGAGTTGGAGATGCTGAGCGATGCGAGCGAGAACTTTGGCGGCATGTTTGATCATGTCAATTACGAGGATGAAGACATCAATATTGCAATACCAGTCTTTGCCATCCACGGAAATCATGACGACCCGTCAGGCGAGGGCTCATTCTCTCCGCTTGATTTGCTGCAGGCGTCTGGATTTGTCAACTACTTTGGGCGCACCCCGGAAGTCGATAAAATCGCAGTCAAGCCAGTACTTCTCCAAAAGGGCGGTACTAAGCTGGCTCTCTATGGTCTGAGCAACGTTCGCGACGAGCGCCTGTTCCACACTTGGAGGGACGGTAACGTCAAGTTCTTCCAGCCAGGTACACAAAAGGACGAGTGGTTCAATCTCATGAGCGTCCACCAGAATCATCATGCCCATACACCAACCAGCTACCTTCCCGAGAACTTTCTACCAGAATTCATGGATCTTGTAGTTTGGGGCCACGAGCATGAGTGTCTGATAGATCCCCGATACAATCCTGAAATGGGCTTCCACGTCATGCAACCCGGCTCGTCGGTGGCGACATCGCTCATGCCTGGAGAGGCTGTCCCCAAGCATGTCTGCATTCTAAGTGTCACGGGCAAGGAGTTTACTACCGAGAACATTCGCTTGAAAACCGTTAGGCCATTCATCATGAAAGAAATAGTTCTCGCGGAAGAAAGAGAAATTAAGCAAAAGGAGCTCTGGCGTGTCTCTGACAATCGCGCTAAGATCACTCAGCATCTAAACAAGGTCATCGAGGGTCTGATCGATGAAGCAAGGCGGGACTGGCTAGAGCTTCAAGTCGACAGAGAAGAGGGCGATGACATTGAAGTACCGCTACCACTCGTTCGGCTGCGAGTCGAGTACACGGCTCCTCCGCCGGGCGAGTTCCACTGCGAGAATCCTCAACGTATCTCAAACCGCTTCATGGGTAGGGTAGCCAATGTGAATGACGTCGTACAGTTCCATCGGAAGAAGAAGTCGGCGAACCGATCGCTGAAGATTACCACGGAGGAACCAGACGAGCAGATGCTCGCTGAACTAACGATTGATTCAGTGAAGGTCGATAGGCTCGTGAAAGAGTTTCTCACGGCCCAGACCTTGACAATCCTGCCGCAAAATTCGTTCGGAGACGCCGTTTCCCAGTTTGTAGACAAAGACGACAAACATGCTATGGAGACGTTCGTGAAAGAGAGTCTCAAAAACCAGTTGAAACATTTGATGGAGGCTAATGAAGTTGAAGAGGAAGAGATTGTCAAAGAGATGGCAGAGTACCGCGAACAACTCGAGGACTTGTTTGCCTCAGGACAGCTCAAGAAGGTCCGGAAGTCTAAGACTAAACCTAAGCCGGATAATTGGGACAGCGATTTTGAGGGTCACTGGGCTGACCAACCTGGCGCTCTCATACGATCTGACAACGAAGTAGAGAAGGACGACGACGAGAGTTTAGCTACGATACCAACAAAGAAGGCTGCTCCACGCGGCCGTGGCAAAGCAGCTAGCACAACTTCACAAGCAGTTGCAGCTACGAAGAAGGCTGCACCAGCTGCTAGAGGCGGCCGGG CATCACAGAAGAAGGCCCCAGCAAAGAAAGCCGCCGCGAAAACAACAAAAGCACCTGCAAGGGCCAAGTCGCCGGCCAAGAAGACAACTACCGCGCGAACAAAGGCTGCTACAACACAATCAAAGTTGAGCTTCTCTCAAACGCCGACTCAGCGTAGCCAGCCAACTCGGCCCACAACGTCGCGTAGTAAAAAAGTAGTACAAGAGCCC AGCGACGACGAGATCGAATCCGATGATGCCTTTGAGTCAGCGCCGCCACCGAGTACTCGTGCCACCC ACTAG
- a CDS encoding mitochondrial 37S ribosomal protein uS19m gives MFPTRALCARSVWKGPNIVALPIVQKKAGERVPPIKTQARSATILPNFVGLKFQIHNGKSYSDLTITEDMVGHKLGEFAPTRKQFTYKQTKNK, from the exons ATGTTTCCTACGCGAGCCCTCTGCGCTCGGTCAGTCTGGAAAG GCCCCAACATCGTCGC CCTACCGATAGTACAGAAGAAGGCAGGCGAACGTGTACCACCAATCAAGACACAAGCCCGCTCAGCGACGATATTACCCAACTTTGTCGGCCTGAAGTTCCAGATACACAATGGCAAGAGCTACTCGGACCTTACCATAACAGAGGATATGGTCGGGCACAAGCTCGGAGAATTTGCGCC AACACGGAAGCAGTTCACATACAAGCAAACGAAAAACAAATGA